Proteins from a genomic interval of Corynebacterium deserti GIMN1.010:
- a CDS encoding putative quinol monooxygenase: protein MLSLTVNLQVKPGHLENFLDAIKTNAERSFTDEPGCHYFDVSQDIDDDHHFMFFELYDDRDAVEDHRNAPHFKQWRKAVAEHVVPGSQKSVLAHRVFHHQ from the coding sequence ATGCTTTCACTCACCGTAAATCTACAAGTGAAACCTGGACACTTGGAGAATTTCCTCGACGCGATCAAGACGAATGCTGAGCGCAGCTTCACTGATGAGCCCGGATGCCACTACTTTGATGTTTCCCAAGATATTGATGATGATCACCATTTCATGTTCTTTGAACTCTATGACGATCGCGACGCGGTAGAAGATCATCGCAATGCACCGCACTTTAAGCAGTGGCGTAAAGCTGTGGCGGAGCATGTTGTTCCGGGCAGTCAGAAAAGTGTTTTAGCGCATAGGGTTTTCCATCATCAATAG
- a CDS encoding Ldh family oxidoreductase, translated as MLIETQDTDVITDATTLIEMSTHILEAVGVPNDDAHLVADSLVQADLWGHLSHGVLRLPWYVRRLQSGAMKAVNDMRVISDLGAVLTIDGNDGIGQVLTNHARAEAVSRAKTHGIGAVAVKNSNHFGTAMYFTRRAAAQGCVSILTTNASPAMAPWGGREKKLGTNPWSIAAPFGESAAVVDMANTAVARGKIYQARQQGIEIPETWAITSEGAPTTDPSEAIDGVILPMAGHKGYAISFMMDVLSGVLTGSQHGTKVHGPYEPSPRGGAGHLFIALDVAAFRDPTDFEDALSDLVDEVKSTPKAQGFEEIFYPGELEDRAHRAHLRDGIPLPAKTWEELQGLAN; from the coding sequence ATGCTGATAGAAACCCAGGACACAGACGTCATCACCGACGCCACAACACTTATTGAGATGTCGACCCACATTTTGGAAGCCGTCGGCGTCCCTAACGACGATGCGCACCTTGTTGCCGATAGCCTCGTCCAAGCAGATCTGTGGGGACATCTTTCCCATGGAGTACTGCGTCTTCCGTGGTATGTGCGTCGATTGCAATCTGGTGCGATGAAAGCAGTCAACGACATGCGAGTAATTAGTGATCTTGGCGCGGTGCTCACCATCGACGGCAATGACGGAATCGGTCAGGTTCTCACCAACCATGCGCGCGCAGAAGCTGTTTCAAGGGCAAAAACGCACGGCATTGGTGCAGTTGCCGTAAAGAATTCCAATCACTTTGGCACCGCGATGTACTTCACCCGGCGCGCAGCGGCCCAAGGGTGTGTCTCCATCTTGACTACCAACGCGTCCCCTGCGATGGCTCCGTGGGGTGGGCGGGAGAAAAAATTAGGCACCAATCCATGGTCGATAGCCGCACCCTTTGGTGAAAGTGCTGCGGTTGTGGATATGGCCAACACAGCTGTTGCTCGCGGAAAGATTTACCAAGCTCGCCAGCAAGGCATTGAGATCCCCGAGACGTGGGCGATCACGAGTGAAGGTGCACCAACGACAGACCCTTCAGAAGCTATCGACGGCGTCATCTTGCCCATGGCTGGCCACAAGGGTTACGCCATCAGTTTCATGATGGATGTTCTTTCAGGTGTGCTCACGGGTTCGCAGCATGGGACAAAAGTTCATGGCCCCTATGAACCCTCCCCCAGAGGTGGTGCGGGACATCTGTTCATTGCGCTAGATGTCGCGGCATTTCGCGATCCCACAGATTTCGAGGACGCACTAAGCGACCTGGTCGATGAGGTGAAATCCACTCCGAAAGCGCAGGGGTTTGAGGAGATCTTCTATCCCGGCGAACTGGAAGATCGGGCGCATCGCGCGCATCTTCGTGACGGTATCCCGCTTCCTGCAAAAACGTGGGAAGAACTTCAAGGGCTAGCTAACTAA
- a CDS encoding GntR family transcriptional regulator, protein MPASRKADQVYTQIRHEIELGALQPGQRMSEVWLVEHTGASRTPVRDALRRLAADELVILEPRQAPMVAPLSIQAIKDLFEFRRIIEIATVESIAQRTVNEPSLKQKFELLSLKFLHLDREVTDFLTQFTDLTSAFDELISQHANNRFLEKSIAGLQPHTTRLRVIAHSDDDRLQQSVQEHINMCTAIATGDSDAAAHFCRQHLIHVEQSILKSLVTGDFGAVNLQA, encoded by the coding sequence ATGCCCGCATCACGCAAAGCCGACCAGGTTTACACCCAGATTCGCCACGAAATTGAACTCGGTGCGCTTCAGCCAGGTCAGCGCATGTCCGAGGTGTGGTTGGTGGAGCACACTGGCGCATCCCGAACCCCCGTCCGCGACGCTCTTCGTCGACTCGCAGCCGATGAATTAGTCATTTTGGAACCTCGTCAAGCCCCCATGGTTGCGCCCCTGTCGATCCAGGCAATCAAAGATCTCTTCGAGTTTCGACGCATCATTGAAATCGCCACAGTCGAAAGCATCGCCCAGCGTACTGTCAACGAGCCTTCCCTCAAACAAAAATTTGAGTTGTTGTCGCTAAAGTTTCTGCATCTCGACCGCGAGGTTACCGATTTCTTAACCCAGTTCACCGATCTGACCAGTGCTTTTGATGAACTCATCTCGCAGCATGCCAACAATCGGTTCTTGGAAAAGAGCATCGCCGGCCTGCAACCTCACACCACTAGGCTTCGCGTTATCGCGCATTCCGATGATGATCGCCTTCAGCAATCGGTTCAAGAGCACATCAATATGTGCACCGCAATTGCCACGGGAGATAGTGATGCAGCAGCGCACTTTTGTCGGCAGCATTTGATCCATGTGGAACAAAGCATCTTAAAGTCCCTGGTCACAGGGGACTTCGGCGCGGTGAATCTCCAAGCCTAA